One Streptomyces sp. NBC_01237 genomic region harbors:
- a CDS encoding response regulator transcription factor, giving the protein MTALLQEEPGFEILTARPATADAAPRTPLPDVFLIEDVPTVPVDEAVGPALRSPGETRATRALIVMENGRTDRVFGYLRLGARSFVTVDAVPEVLLAAVRATARGDAFLTHDAARRVIDTALPHGPEDVSPPAGPTTPLTVREREIHALLAAGRSNAEIAEICGLSSKTVKFHVSNILRKLGMRNRIQAVVHAAHLCGQGTAA; this is encoded by the coding sequence ATGACGGCATTACTCCAGGAGGAACCAGGGTTCGAGATCCTCACGGCCCGCCCCGCCACGGCGGACGCCGCACCTCGCACTCCCCTCCCCGACGTGTTCCTGATCGAGGACGTCCCCACCGTCCCGGTCGACGAAGCCGTCGGACCCGCCCTGCGTTCTCCCGGCGAGACGCGCGCCACCCGTGCGCTGATCGTCATGGAGAACGGCCGCACCGACCGCGTCTTCGGCTACCTCCGGCTCGGCGCCCGGTCGTTCGTCACTGTCGACGCCGTACCGGAAGTCCTGCTCGCCGCAGTCCGGGCCACCGCCCGGGGCGACGCCTTTCTCACCCATGACGCGGCCCGCCGCGTCATCGACACCGCGCTCCCCCACGGACCCGAAGACGTGTCCCCACCGGCCGGCCCCACCACGCCGCTGACCGTCCGGGAGAGGGAGATCCATGCCCTGCTCGCGGCCGGGCGCTCCAACGCGGAGATCGCCGAGATCTGCGGTCTGAGCAGCAAGACCGTGAAGTTCCACGTCTCGAACATCCTGCGCAAGCTCGGCATGCGCAATCGCATCCAGGCCGTCGTCCACGCCGCCCATCTGTGCGGCCAGGGCACGGCGGCCTGA
- a CDS encoding ABC transporter substrate-binding protein has translation MPTRPAAAVAATTTALLLSLTACGGGESQGAGKGGDPVRGGTFTYAAAVGTSCLDPHTSPGDIAAVVQRNVFDSLVQLDAKGRLHPWLATSWKVSADARSYTFQLRDDVTFHDGTPFDAAAVKANLEHIKAPATKSLYASALLGPYSGSEVLGEHSIRITFSEPNIPFLQAASTPYLGIASPTSLKKFKDQLCAGGKYSVGTGPYRSERYVKNDRAEFTRNKDYTWSPRGAAHQGPPLVDKLVIRFLPEDSVRAGALTSGQVDAAAVPVTSAKAVRRNTSLRLTKQQSPGASYSLYLNTDRGPLRDERVRRAFQQSVDVDALIRSIYQGEYERAWSPLSPTTPAAYDESIKGAVRHDPAAAATLLDQAGWTGRDAKGYRTKSGERLALHWPFIGALVRDQRDVLAEAVQAELKKNGIDLVRDPVETGAYFERYGKGDYDVWDNAWVRADPAILAGFYLSTNLPSAGGQNVSHTDDRQVDSWLRAGAAEEAPATRETSYAKVERWAVDHGTVLPLYVPVTSIGTTAAARGLTFDANAWPQFAGVWKNTK, from the coding sequence ATGCCGACACGACCCGCCGCGGCCGTCGCCGCAACCACGACAGCCCTGCTCCTCTCGCTCACCGCCTGCGGCGGCGGCGAGAGCCAGGGCGCCGGAAAGGGGGGCGACCCCGTCCGCGGGGGCACGTTCACCTACGCCGCCGCCGTCGGCACCTCCTGCCTCGACCCGCACACCAGCCCGGGGGACATCGCCGCCGTCGTCCAGCGCAATGTGTTCGACTCGCTCGTCCAGCTCGACGCCAAGGGCAGGCTCCACCCCTGGCTCGCCACCTCCTGGAAGGTCTCCGCCGACGCCCGCAGCTACACGTTCCAGCTGCGCGACGACGTCACCTTCCACGACGGGACCCCGTTCGACGCGGCCGCCGTCAAGGCCAACCTCGAACACATCAAGGCCCCCGCCACCAAGTCCCTGTACGCCTCCGCCCTGCTCGGCCCGTACAGCGGCAGCGAGGTGCTCGGCGAGCACAGCATCAGGATCACGTTCTCCGAGCCCAACATCCCCTTCCTCCAGGCGGCGAGCACCCCCTACCTGGGCATCGCCTCGCCCACGTCCCTCAAGAAGTTCAAGGACCAGCTCTGCGCGGGCGGGAAGTACTCCGTGGGCACCGGCCCGTACCGCTCCGAGCGGTACGTCAAGAACGACCGGGCCGAGTTCACCCGCAACAAGGACTACACATGGTCCCCGCGGGGCGCCGCCCACCAGGGTCCGCCGCTCGTCGACAAGCTCGTGATCCGGTTCCTGCCCGAGGACTCGGTCCGGGCCGGAGCCCTGACCAGCGGTCAGGTGGACGCCGCGGCGGTGCCCGTGACCTCGGCGAAGGCGGTGCGGCGCAACACCTCGCTGCGCCTGACCAAGCAGCAGTCGCCCGGCGCCTCCTACTCCCTGTACCTCAACACCGACCGCGGGCCGCTGCGCGACGAACGGGTCCGGCGCGCCTTCCAGCAGTCCGTCGACGTGGACGCGCTGATCCGCAGCATCTACCAGGGTGAGTACGAGCGTGCCTGGAGCCCGCTGAGCCCCACCACCCCCGCCGCGTACGACGAGTCCATCAAGGGCGCCGTCCGCCACGACCCGGCCGCCGCGGCCACCCTCCTCGACCAGGCTGGATGGACCGGGCGGGACGCCAAGGGCTATCGGACCAAGAGCGGTGAACGCCTCGCGCTGCACTGGCCGTTCATCGGCGCCCTGGTCCGCGACCAGCGCGACGTGCTGGCCGAGGCGGTACAGGCGGAGCTGAAGAAGAACGGCATCGACCTCGTCCGCGACCCGGTCGAGACCGGCGCCTACTTCGAGCGCTACGGCAAGGGCGACTACGACGTGTGGGACAACGCCTGGGTACGCGCCGACCCGGCGATCCTCGCGGGCTTCTACCTCTCCACCAACCTGCCCTCCGCGGGCGGGCAGAACGTCTCCCACACCGACGACCGGCAGGTCGACAGCTGGCTGCGCGCGGGCGCGGCCGAGGAGGCGCCCGCCACCCGCGAGACGTCGTACGCCAAGGTCGAGCGCTGGGCGGTCGACCACGGCACCGTCCTGCCCCTGTACGTCCCGGTCACCTCGATCGGCACCACCGCCGCCGCCCGGGGCCTGACCTTCGACGCCAACGCGTGGCCGCAGTTCGCCGGTGTCTGGAAGAACACGAAGTGA